One segment of Ferviditalea candida DNA contains the following:
- a CDS encoding aminotransferase class I/II-fold pyridoxal phosphate-dependent enzyme, with protein MDQQLTPLFSALKKHAEQNPIQFHIPGHKKGAGMEQEFSSFIGDNALSIDLINIAPLDDLHRPSGVIKQAQELAAEAFGADFTFFSVQGTSGAIMTMILSVCGPGDKIIVPRNVHKSVMAAIIFAGAKPIFVSPTMDPNLGIAHGITTRSVKRALEKHPDAKAVLVINPTYFGICANLKEIVDLVHSYDIPVLVDEAHGVHIHFHEDLPLSAMQAEADMAATSVHKLGGSLTQSSVLNVRKGRVNPARVQSIISMLTTTSTSYLLLASLDAARKQLALNGHNLAEKALRLAKTARERINLIEGLYCFGEEITGTEAAYDYDPTKLTIHVRKLGMTGYEVENWLREQYNIEVELSDLYNILCLITPGDSEETVNILIHALEHLVKLNDKQDKAGEVVVKVPEIPHLSLSPRDAFYADTEMIPFRESAGRIIAEFIFVYPPGIPILLPGEVITQENIDYIVEHLDVGLPVQGPEDKSLQYLKVIVESQAIF; from the coding sequence CTGGATCAGCAACTCACCCCTCTGTTTTCGGCGTTAAAGAAGCATGCGGAACAAAATCCGATTCAATTTCACATACCCGGTCACAAAAAAGGAGCAGGAATGGAACAGGAATTCAGCTCGTTTATCGGGGATAACGCGCTTTCCATCGACTTGATCAACATTGCTCCGCTCGATGATCTGCATCGTCCTTCCGGCGTCATCAAGCAAGCGCAAGAGCTCGCTGCCGAAGCTTTTGGCGCGGACTTTACGTTTTTCTCCGTCCAAGGCACCAGCGGTGCGATCATGACCATGATTTTGTCCGTATGCGGCCCCGGAGACAAGATCATTGTGCCTCGGAATGTCCATAAATCGGTCATGGCCGCGATTATTTTTGCCGGGGCGAAACCAATTTTCGTTTCCCCGACCATGGACCCCAATCTGGGCATCGCCCATGGCATCACGACCCGTTCGGTCAAAAGGGCACTGGAAAAACACCCGGATGCCAAGGCGGTTTTGGTGATCAATCCTACCTATTTCGGCATCTGCGCCAATCTCAAGGAGATCGTCGATTTGGTACACAGCTACGATATTCCGGTGTTGGTGGATGAAGCGCACGGCGTACACATTCATTTTCATGAGGATCTGCCGCTTTCCGCCATGCAGGCCGAAGCGGACATGGCCGCGACCAGTGTGCATAAGCTTGGCGGTTCGCTCACCCAAAGCTCCGTGCTGAATGTCAGAAAAGGACGCGTCAACCCGGCAAGGGTGCAATCCATCATCAGCATGCTGACGACAACATCCACCTCCTATCTGCTGCTCGCATCTCTGGATGCCGCCAGAAAGCAACTGGCGCTGAACGGACACAATCTTGCGGAAAAAGCGCTGCGGCTGGCCAAAACGGCCCGCGAAAGGATCAATCTGATTGAAGGGTTGTACTGCTTCGGGGAAGAAATCACCGGAACGGAGGCAGCCTATGATTACGATCCGACCAAGTTGACGATCCATGTCCGAAAGCTCGGAATGACCGGCTATGAGGTGGAAAATTGGCTGCGGGAGCAGTACAATATCGAGGTCGAACTCAGCGATCTGTACAATATTCTCTGTCTGATCACTCCCGGCGATTCTGAGGAAACGGTGAATATTCTGATTCATGCTCTGGAGCATCTGGTCAAATTAAATGACAAACAGGATAAAGCCGGAGAAGTTGTGGTGAAAGTGCCGGAAATCCCCCACCTCTCTTTATCTCCGCGCGATGCGTTTTATGCCGATACGGAAATGATTCCGTTCCGCGAATCGGCGGGACGGATCATTGCCGAATTTATTTTCGTTTATCCGCCCGGAATTCCCATTCTCCTGCCCGGCGAGGTCATCACCCAGGAGAACATCGACTACATTGTGGAGCATCTGGATGTCGGACTGCCGGTACAGGGACCTGAGGACAAAAGCCTGCAGTATTTGAAGGTGATCGTGGAGAGTCAGGCGATTTTCTAG
- a CDS encoding DUF3055 domain-containing protein, producing MFDRLYDVTERVSVNFMGYVSERSRFDFAVIYTDHFFGKPLVVCMQTGRSSLLSLEDMHHLDYLQNVFQIKDRREVEELSLFFLQRLPNVSVKEQY from the coding sequence ATGTTTGATCGGCTGTATGATGTTACGGAACGTGTTTCGGTAAACTTCATGGGGTATGTTTCTGAAAGGTCGAGATTTGATTTCGCCGTCATATATACCGACCATTTCTTCGGAAAGCCGTTGGTAGTGTGCATGCAGACAGGCAGGTCTTCTTTATTGTCGCTGGAGGATATGCATCATTTGGATTATCTCCAGAATGTGTTTCAGATCAAAGACCGCCGGGAAGTGGAGGAACTGTCCTTATTTTTCCTTCAGAGACTTCCGAATGTCAGCGTGAAGGAGCAGTATTAG
- a CDS encoding DUF1885 family protein encodes MSQSAYIKFVEGSPVSSVSLDELKAQLLNYKEQTAKTGQQLDWDYADAAFPYEFAAKPEGENRWFYLKGKNSLYKYIVFGIGSEMQNDREISYIQVVLPDDCTHGDKAKGNEFCKYLGKVWQAELHLFNGRIMYFNPRK; translated from the coding sequence GTGAGCCAGAGCGCATACATAAAGTTTGTTGAAGGATCCCCCGTTTCATCCGTCAGCTTGGATGAGTTGAAGGCGCAGCTGCTGAACTATAAGGAGCAAACTGCAAAGACTGGCCAACAATTGGATTGGGATTACGCCGATGCGGCCTTTCCTTACGAATTTGCCGCAAAGCCTGAAGGGGAGAACAGATGGTTTTATCTGAAAGGAAAAAACAGTCTTTATAAATACATTGTATTCGGTATCGGCAGTGAAATGCAGAATGATCGGGAAATTTCTTACATCCAGGTTGTGCTGCCGGATGACTGTACACATGGGGACAAGGCAAAGGGCAATGAATTCTGCAAATATTTAGGAAAGGTTTGGCAAGCGGAACTTCATTTGTTTAACGGAAGAATTATGTACTTTAATCCGCGAAAATAA
- a CDS encoding DUF1292 domain-containing protein: protein MSGHQHDGNDIGHEHDEEEHVFILTDEEGQEHEMVMVYTFETEGTAYAVLLDRNDIEAEGVIFRIEEEGEEAYLVNIEDDEEWERVVSIYNQIAEEQEE, encoded by the coding sequence ATGAGCGGACACCAGCATGACGGGAATGACATCGGTCATGAGCATGATGAAGAGGAGCATGTGTTTATCTTGACAGACGAAGAGGGCCAAGAGCACGAAATGGTGATGGTCTATACGTTTGAAACGGAAGGTACTGCATATGCCGTCCTGCTTGATCGAAACGATATCGAAGCGGAAGGAGTTATTTTCCGGATTGAGGAAGAAGGGGAAGAAGCCTATCTCGTCAATATTGAGGATGATGAGGAATGGGAACGGGTCGTTTCCATTTATAATCAAATTGCGGAAGAGCAGGAAGAATAG
- a CDS encoding stalk domain-containing protein: MRLKRFTVLALVLFLFGSVTVFADDVYEYYKGKPVQILVNNQEISSNGLIIDDKNGGSRTMLPLRAIASTLQALVSYDSSTQTVNVYKPNVHMAFQAKDKTVFSVVTRGEYEFAVFSQIDSLKTNVSGIKIEVEDPYGNVVASKQKELTENKESFWWAPTISVNFKYSGDYAVHFFMKTSPDSSYVLVSEKMITCLSD, encoded by the coding sequence ATGAGGCTCAAACGTTTTACGGTTTTGGCGCTCGTTTTGTTTTTATTCGGCAGTGTGACTGTTTTTGCGGATGATGTCTATGAGTATTACAAAGGCAAGCCAGTCCAGATTTTGGTCAACAATCAAGAGATCAGCTCGAACGGTTTGATCATTGATGACAAAAACGGTGGCTCCAGAACGATGCTTCCACTGCGCGCCATCGCCAGCACGCTGCAGGCACTTGTCAGTTACGACAGCTCGACGCAAACCGTCAATGTCTACAAACCGAATGTACATATGGCGTTTCAGGCCAAGGATAAAACGGTGTTCAGCGTGGTCACCCGAGGAGAATATGAATTTGCTGTTTTTTCCCAGATTGACAGCTTGAAGACGAATGTGTCCGGCATCAAGATCGAGGTGGAGGACCCTTACGGCAATGTCGTAGCCAGCAAACAAAAAGAATTGACGGAGAACAAAGAAAGCTTTTGGTGGGCTCCTACGATTTCGGTTAATTTTAAATATTCCGGGGACTATGCGGTGCATTTCTTCATGAAAACGAGTCCTGACAGCAGTTATGTGCTGGTGTCGGAGAAAATGATCACTTGCTTGTCGGATTGA
- a CDS encoding aspartyl-phosphate phosphatase Spo0E family protein, which translates to MYKQGHNLTYQIKDLRSLLETTAEECKYNFHDPKVVDLSQKLDRLILQEMKEKVPIG; encoded by the coding sequence ATGTATAAACAAGGTCATAATTTAACTTATCAAATCAAGGATTTGCGAAGTTTGTTGGAAACAACGGCCGAGGAATGCAAATACAATTTTCACGATCCGAAAGTCGTCGATCTCAGCCAAAAGCTGGATCGGTTAATCCTTCAAGAGATGAAAGAAAAAGTTCCGATCGGATGA
- a CDS encoding MBL fold metallo-hydrolase: MGIQLQMAGTGSAFSKKYYNNNALIRISDFILMIDFGITAPLALHHMGVSLGSLDAVLVTHLHADHIGGLEELAFQMLYIHKKKVKLFIPTVMAGPLWENSLKAGMESPDEGLYGLEDFFDVIPLEENEIYPIHDGLSVEIFPTSHVSGKPNFSLIINGHLFYSGDCRFNGELLDRLIRQYPCDVILHDCQLEPPGIVHTSLDQLLTLPPDIQEKIYLMHYGDRMEEYIGKTGSMRFIEQHKIYQF; the protein is encoded by the coding sequence TTGGGCATTCAACTTCAGATGGCCGGCACCGGAAGCGCATTTTCCAAAAAATACTACAATAATAACGCATTGATCCGTATTTCTGATTTTATTTTAATGATTGATTTTGGGATTACGGCCCCTCTCGCGCTTCACCATATGGGAGTTTCGCTCGGTTCTCTCGATGCCGTGCTGGTGACCCATCTGCATGCCGATCATATCGGAGGGCTGGAGGAGCTGGCTTTCCAAATGCTCTACATACACAAAAAAAAGGTCAAGCTGTTCATTCCCACGGTAATGGCCGGCCCTTTATGGGAAAATTCCCTGAAAGCCGGCATGGAAAGCCCTGATGAGGGACTCTACGGATTGGAAGATTTTTTTGATGTAATTCCCTTGGAGGAAAATGAGATTTACCCGATCCATGACGGGCTGTCCGTGGAAATCTTCCCGACCAGCCATGTTTCCGGAAAACCGAACTTTTCACTTATTATAAACGGACACCTCTTTTATTCCGGTGACTGCCGGTTCAACGGGGAACTGCTTGATCGGCTGATCCGCCAATATCCCTGCGATGTCATCCTGCATGACTGCCAGCTGGAGCCGCCGGGCATCGTACACACGTCACTGGACCAGCTTCTTACGCTCCCGCCCGACATTCAGGAAAAAATATATTTGATGCACTACGGCGACCGGATGGAAGAATATATCGGCAAAACCGGAAGCATGAGATTTATCGAACAGCATAAAATCTATCAATTTTAG
- a CDS encoding DUF3892 domain-containing protein has translation MENRETFVAVRKNGDGDIESFKTSSGKVLDYQQALKEVQNGNIQGVNAFKGRDGETYIRGDADGDPSNNLDNLPTF, from the coding sequence ATGGAAAATCGAGAAACCTTTGTGGCCGTTCGCAAGAATGGAGACGGTGACATCGAGTCGTTCAAAACGTCCTCGGGAAAGGTACTGGATTACCAGCAAGCGCTCAAGGAAGTGCAGAACGGCAATATTCAGGGAGTCAACGCGTTTAAAGGCAGGGATGGGGAAACCTATATCCGCGGTGATGCCGACGGCGACCCCAGCAACAATCTGGACAATCTGCCGACTTTCTGA
- a CDS encoding gluconokinase has product MRGKIIAVDIGTTNMKALMFDPDGTILASRSISYALHTPNPDTAEQDPEEIFAAVLTGISELMKLSGISPEELLCIAFSSAMHSLMAMDEHHRPLTRSMTWADQRGREVAEKLNRTELGLSIYRSTGTPIHPMSPLVKLMWMKEHQSGIFASAGKFIGIKEYVCFRLFGRYIVDHSIASATGLFNLNSLSWDKQALQTAGIREDQLSEPVPTTYRLTGLMPEYASRLGIHPDTPFIIGASDGVLANLGSGVMSTERMSVTIGTSGAVRTVVGKPAFDAGGRLFCYALAEDFWVVGGPSNNGGLVLQWLAEQVFREKAELHKSQIGELYEKMLKLAEEIPPGSEGLLFLPYLTGERAPIWDANAKGVYFGLSLRHEKKHMLRSAMEGVIFQIAAIASLLEGISDRPKEIIASGGFARSALWCQILADVQGIPVVVPETVESSGWGAAILGMYAMGVKETLVDPVAPDLHRGAEKVTRFAPIAANHSLYRRLLPIYQQVGRQLTDSFQEITRFQSETQA; this is encoded by the coding sequence TTGAGGGGGAAAATTATCGCTGTTGATATCGGCACAACCAACATGAAAGCGCTGATGTTCGATCCGGATGGGACGATTCTGGCTTCACGCTCTATTTCATATGCGCTGCATACGCCAAATCCGGATACGGCCGAGCAGGATCCGGAGGAGATTTTTGCTGCAGTTTTGACGGGAATCTCAGAGCTGATGAAGCTCTCCGGCATTTCTCCTGAAGAATTGTTGTGTATAGCGTTCAGCTCGGCCATGCACAGCTTGATGGCGATGGATGAGCATCATCGTCCCTTAACCCGCAGCATGACTTGGGCGGATCAGCGAGGCCGTGAAGTCGCCGAAAAATTGAACCGTACGGAGCTTGGATTATCCATATACAGGTCAACGGGTACACCGATTCATCCCATGTCCCCATTGGTGAAGCTGATGTGGATGAAGGAGCATCAGTCTGGGATTTTTGCTAGTGCCGGCAAATTCATTGGCATTAAGGAATATGTATGCTTCCGATTGTTCGGGCGGTATATTGTCGATCATTCGATTGCCAGCGCAACGGGCCTGTTCAACCTAAATAGTCTGAGTTGGGACAAGCAGGCTTTGCAGACGGCGGGAATCCGTGAGGACCAGCTGTCCGAACCGGTTCCGACAACATACCGGCTGACCGGACTGATGCCGGAATATGCATCGCGTTTGGGAATTCATCCCGATACGCCTTTTATCATCGGGGCCTCTGACGGAGTCTTGGCCAACCTGGGCTCCGGGGTGATGAGCACGGAGCGGATGTCGGTCACAATCGGCACAAGCGGTGCTGTGCGCACGGTTGTCGGGAAGCCGGCCTTCGATGCCGGGGGCAGGCTGTTTTGCTACGCATTGGCGGAAGACTTTTGGGTGGTTGGGGGACCTTCCAATAACGGAGGGCTGGTTCTGCAGTGGTTGGCTGAGCAGGTGTTCAGGGAGAAAGCCGAGCTTCACAAGTCGCAAATCGGCGAACTCTACGAAAAAATGCTGAAATTGGCGGAAGAAATTCCCCCCGGTTCAGAGGGGCTGCTGTTTTTGCCGTATTTAACGGGGGAAAGAGCGCCCATTTGGGATGCGAATGCAAAGGGTGTGTATTTCGGCTTGTCTCTGCGGCATGAGAAGAAGCATATGCTTCGTTCGGCGATGGAAGGCGTCATTTTCCAAATCGCCGCCATTGCTTCCCTGCTGGAGGGCATTTCGGACCGTCCGAAGGAAATCATCGCTTCCGGAGGCTTTGCGCGTTCAGCGCTTTGGTGCCAAATTCTTGCGGATGTGCAGGGGATCCCCGTGGTCGTCCCCGAAACAGTGGAAAGCTCGGGCTGGGGTGCGGCAATCTTGGGAATGTATGCCATGGGCGTCAAAGAAACGCTCGTTGATCCAGTTGCGCCGGATCTGCATCGGGGTGCGGAGAAAGTGACCCGCTTTGCACCGATTGCAGCGAACCATTCTCTGTACCGGCGGCTGCTTCCGATTTATCAGCAGGTTGGCCGCCAATTGACGGACAGCTTCCAGGAGATCACCCGATTTCAGAGTGAAACTCAGGCATAA
- a CDS encoding GNAT family N-acetyltransferase has protein sequence MKLTADLLRVSTEQELAGCLAVRREVFIVEQQVPENLEVDEFDRSPEACHHILIRMEGRAIAAGRWRAYEGDTVKFQRLAVLREHRGLGLGKLLLDGLEQWAKELGFHQAILDAQTQAEGFYRKAGYRPVSEEIFLDAGMPHVRMKKVL, from the coding sequence ATGAAACTAACGGCCGATCTTCTAAGAGTGTCCACGGAGCAGGAGCTGGCGGGCTGCCTGGCGGTTCGCAGGGAAGTGTTCATTGTTGAACAGCAGGTTCCCGAAAATCTGGAGGTTGACGAGTTTGACCGGTCTCCGGAGGCTTGTCACCATATTCTCATCCGAATGGAAGGCCGCGCCATTGCCGCAGGCAGATGGAGGGCGTATGAAGGAGACACCGTTAAATTTCAGCGTTTGGCGGTGCTTCGCGAACATAGGGGACTGGGACTGGGCAAACTGCTATTGGACGGTTTGGAGCAGTGGGCCAAGGAGCTTGGTTTTCATCAGGCCATCCTGGACGCGCAGACGCAGGCCGAGGGCTTTTACCGAAAAGCCGGCTATCGGCCCGTATCGGAAGAAATCTTTTTGGATGCGGGAATGCCCCATGTCAGAATGAAGAAAGTTCTGTAA
- the pckA gene encoding phosphoenolpyruvate carboxykinase (ATP) — protein MNIHVAPSGLHEILAAKKVHHNLSAVQLVELGLQRGEGMLTSTGAFRVETGKYTGRSPKDKFIVREPSVDKDVDWGAVNQPMSQDAFDRLYTKALDYLNKQEELYVFDGFAGADPEYRLAVRFVNEYAWQNLFVRQLFIRPNAEELKHHSPQFTVISVPGLSADPQTDGTRSETFIVVSFEKRVVLIGGTHYAGEMKKSIFSVLNYLLPKQGVLSMHCSANVGKDGDVALFFGLSGTGKTTLSTDPERALIGDDEHGWSDRGVFNFEGGCYAKCIRLSQEGEPEIWNAIRFGTVLENVVLREDTRIADYDSDKLTENTRAAYPLEYIPGALQPSMAGHPQTIIFLTADATGVLPPIAKLTKEQAMYYFLSGYTSKLAGTERGVVEPEATFSTCFGAPFLPLAPTVYAELLGDKINRHDVSVFLVNTGWTGGGYGSGKRMKLGYTRKMVTAAVAGQLNDAEYETDPIFGLAIPKAVEGVPSDILQPKNTWADPEAYDRTAKQLAAQFAENFKKFKGVAESIQQAGPSVQ, from the coding sequence GTGAATATTCATGTGGCTCCCTCCGGGTTGCACGAAATCCTGGCCGCCAAGAAAGTTCATCACAATCTTTCGGCAGTCCAGCTTGTTGAATTGGGATTACAGCGGGGAGAAGGCATGCTTACCTCGACAGGCGCGTTTCGGGTAGAAACCGGAAAATATACGGGACGTTCTCCCAAAGACAAATTCATCGTACGGGAACCGTCGGTGGATAAAGATGTTGATTGGGGAGCCGTAAACCAGCCTATGTCGCAGGATGCGTTCGACAGGCTGTACACGAAAGCTTTGGATTACTTGAACAAGCAAGAAGAACTTTACGTATTTGACGGTTTTGCCGGAGCGGATCCCGAATATCGATTGGCTGTCAGGTTTGTTAATGAGTATGCCTGGCAGAATTTGTTTGTGCGCCAATTGTTTATTCGTCCCAATGCGGAAGAGCTTAAGCACCATTCGCCGCAGTTTACGGTGATCAGCGTTCCCGGTTTGTCTGCAGATCCGCAAACTGACGGAACCCGTTCGGAAACGTTCATTGTCGTTTCTTTTGAAAAGCGTGTAGTGCTGATTGGCGGAACTCACTATGCGGGAGAAATGAAAAAATCGATTTTCTCCGTATTGAATTACTTGCTTCCCAAGCAGGGCGTTCTCTCCATGCACTGCTCCGCCAATGTGGGCAAGGATGGGGATGTGGCATTGTTTTTCGGGCTGTCCGGAACAGGCAAAACAACGCTCTCGACGGATCCGGAACGCGCTTTGATCGGAGACGATGAGCACGGTTGGTCGGATCGCGGGGTCTTCAACTTTGAAGGCGGCTGCTATGCCAAATGCATTCGTCTCAGTCAAGAAGGCGAGCCGGAAATCTGGAATGCGATCCGTTTCGGCACTGTTCTGGAGAATGTGGTGCTGCGGGAGGACACCCGAATCGCCGACTACGACAGCGACAAACTGACAGAAAATACGAGAGCGGCATATCCGCTTGAATATATTCCCGGGGCACTGCAGCCCAGCATGGCTGGACATCCCCAAACCATCATCTTTCTGACGGCTGATGCCACCGGCGTGCTTCCGCCGATTGCCAAGCTGACGAAAGAACAGGCCATGTACTACTTCCTGTCCGGCTATACCTCCAAATTGGCGGGTACGGAACGAGGCGTGGTCGAGCCTGAGGCAACTTTCTCCACTTGTTTCGGAGCACCTTTCCTGCCGCTGGCTCCAACGGTTTACGCGGAGCTTCTGGGAGACAAGATCAATCGGCATGACGTCAGCGTGTTCCTGGTAAATACCGGTTGGACCGGGGGGGGCTACGGAAGCGGGAAGCGGATGAAGCTCGGATATACCCGCAAGATGGTAACTGCAGCGGTTGCAGGCCAATTGAACGATGCGGAATATGAAACGGATCCGATTTTCGGATTGGCTATTCCGAAAGCGGTGGAAGGTGTACCGTCGGACATCCTTCAGCCCAAAAACACATGGGCCGATCCGGAAGCCTACGACCGGACCGCGAAGCAGCTGGCCGCGCAGTTCGCCGAAAATTTCAAGAAATTCAAGGGCGTTGCCGAATCCATTCAACAAGCGGGTCCCAGCGTTCAGTAA
- a CDS encoding SMP-30/gluconolactonase/LRE family protein, producing the protein MYEKLELVIDAKATLGEGPCWDANANTLYWTDIVEQKVHMYHPLSDTSQFIQVGQYVSAVVPRQSGGLVLAMHRGFYFYDFRNKQLTPIADPEQDKPGNRFNDGKCDVKGRFWAGTMNLEEQPGLGAFYCLSPDKSVTKMLDSVSVSNGIAWSSNNKTMYYIDTPTRAVTAFDFDLDSGSLARPRQIICIPEGEGLPDGMTIDEEGMLWIAHWDGAKVSRWNPETGECLEEVPVPASKVTSCAFGGSRMDELYITTARKGLSEAELREQPHAGGLFCIKTSVKGTAGHSFSG; encoded by the coding sequence ATGTATGAGAAGCTTGAGCTGGTGATCGACGCCAAGGCGACGCTCGGTGAAGGACCTTGCTGGGACGCCAACGCCAACACCTTATACTGGACGGATATCGTCGAACAAAAAGTCCACATGTACCACCCTTTATCCGATACCTCGCAGTTCATTCAGGTGGGCCAATACGTAAGCGCTGTCGTTCCCAGGCAGTCGGGGGGGCTGGTGCTGGCCATGCATCGCGGTTTTTATTTCTACGATTTCCGGAACAAGCAGCTGACTCCAATTGCCGATCCCGAACAGGACAAACCGGGCAACCGTTTCAATGACGGCAAATGCGACGTAAAAGGACGGTTTTGGGCGGGAACCATGAATCTTGAAGAGCAGCCGGGCTTAGGAGCTTTCTATTGCTTGTCACCCGATAAGTCGGTAACCAAAATGCTCGACAGTGTAAGCGTTTCCAATGGAATCGCCTGGAGTTCGAATAATAAGACTATGTATTATATTGACACTCCGACGCGAGCCGTAACCGCTTTCGATTTTGATCTGGATTCGGGAAGCCTGGCCCGGCCAAGGCAGATTATTTGCATTCCGGAAGGGGAGGGATTGCCGGACGGAATGACGATCGATGAGGAAGGCATGCTATGGATTGCTCATTGGGATGGGGCGAAGGTCTCCAGATGGAATCCCGAGACGGGAGAATGTCTGGAGGAGGTTCCCGTTCCCGCTTCCAAAGTGACGTCCTGCGCTTTTGGCGGAAGCCGCATGGATGAGCTTTATATTACAACGGCCCGCAAGGGCCTGAGTGAAGCGGAGCTGCGCGAGCAGCCCCATGCCGGCGGACTGTTTTGCATCAAAACGAGTGTAAAAGGAACCGCTGGCCATTCCTTTTCGGGATAA